Genomic window (Acidobacteriota bacterium):
CGCCGGCAAGCCGCCGCAGACGATGCTCGTTACCTCTTCGCAACCGGCTGAAGGAAAGACAACGACGGCGATCAACACGGCGATCACGCTCGCGCAAGCCGGAGCGGAAGTCGTCCTTATCGACTGCGACTTGCGGCGTCCGCGTCTCCACAGTCATTTCGACCTGCCGAATTCGAGCGGTTTGACGAACTATCTTTCGGGCGAAAAGAACCCCGAAGCCCTGTTGCGAAACTACGCGAGTCTGCCGAAACTCAAGATCATCACGAGCGGGCCGATTCCGCCGAACCCGGCTGAACTCCTGAGTTCGAACGAGATGCGAAATCTGCTGCAGTTTCTGCGTGGCAACTTCAAGCACGTCATCATCGACTCGCCGCCCGCGATCTCGTTTACGGACGCGGCGATCCTTGCGACGCTGGTCGATGGCGTGATCCTCGTCGCGATGGCCGGAAAGAGTTCGATCCATCTGATGCGGCGCTTCAAACAACGGCTGGCGAACCTCGGAACGCGAATTTACGGAGTTGTTTTGAACGGCATCAAGGCGGACTCGGTCGAGTACGGTTATTACGGCTACGGCCAAACGTACAGCTATTACACCGCGCACAACGACGATTCGACGCCGTTTTTGGAAGATCTCGAAGCGCCCGTGCAGAATGAGCGGGCCGAGAAATAAGTCGTGCTTACAGGGTCACCCATTGGGTAACCCTGTTCGATCAACCGGCATTTCTTGAAACCACGAAGCGCAGCACACGAAGCTTCTTCTTTCTTCGTGTGCCTTCGCGCGCTTCGTGGTTCAATTCAACCAATCAGAAATCTTTTAAGCGCATCTTCCCAGTCCGGGAGCGGCGCGAGACCAAACTGCTCGCTGAAAAGACACGTGAGTCTACAGTTCGGCGGCCGCGGGGCGGGACGTTTCAAAGTTTCGGCAGCCGCCGGCTCGAGCAATTTCCGGTCGTAGCCCATCAAATCACAGACCTTCTCGGCGAATCCGGCATAACTCGTCCCGTCACCGGAGTTTGTGACGTGAAACACGCAAGGCATATCGAGTTCGGCGAGTTCGCGAAGCCGCCGCGCGAGATCGACCGAATACGTCGGCGTTCCGAACGAGTCATAGATCGCCTTGATCGACTTGCCTTGTCCCAGCAGATCGGCCATCACGCTAAGGAAGTTCGTTCCGCCATTGCCATAGATCCAGCCCGTCCGAACGATGATCGAACGGGCGTATGAATCGCGCGCCCGGTTTTCGCCTTCAAGCTTGGCCCGCGCATATGCTCCCAAAGGGTTTGGCGTCTCGCG
Coding sequences:
- the rfbD gene encoding dTDP-4-dehydrorhamnose reductase; its protein translation is MKILITGANGMVARATAQYCKSIGDSVTALTRNELDISALGQVSDLVGSLRPDAIINCAAYTDVDGSETQVERCFAANSTGVANLALAARQVDARFVTISTDYVFDGEKDGFYTQRETPNPLGAYARAKLEGENRARDSYARSIIVRTGWIYGNGGTNFLSVMADLLGQGKSIKAIYDSFGTPTYSVDLARRLRELAELDMPCVFHVTNSGDGTSYAGFAEKVCDLMGYDRKLLEPAAAETLKRPAPRPPNCRLTCLFSEQFGLAPLPDWEDALKRFLIG